The following are encoded together in the Thalassomonas haliotis genome:
- a CDS encoding DUF6519 domain-containing protein: MKTQIAKDSHQAAKRYSSVYQQQGRAVLDSDVNELSDIVKTRLNFALDDAIKSGAPASGGLAINNDFTIAPGRLYVDGIPAEVTGTAAVAFSAQTDLLNPQALPGNDFQLYADVWERSVTSLEDDKLLDPGLHGADTCTRSQTMCQIKWADTSLNVMAQGQNPTIGNAELSLALRTIFVSEDICDPCSIKVELDERIGNYLFRVEVHDVYNDGGEDFIVLKWSRDNGAEQFVTSQEPAGFTSGDFVYEFFDEETEKNLGNHHMGVRAKRGSLVDSYAVPVALDEAKDYVRQWDGYCTINLSTASLVSGIDRGTSFSDAVNSDAHGFFEITTEFNVNLELLQLTLSLDGNRFVAGDYWFTPVREAVNEPGDYVLGSEVQGELPNGVEHHYLVLAAIDGAGVLVPQTDAEHRQFHFPALTNIMAADVGFIESCNHLFHGAENVQQALDALCDIGAEDIAYVTPGCTTDTVLAYFSTLPGWPDLDSDGRTSVKDMLDALFCHLNAGTLPYLIPGCGSAADPSVRSLLALPGNSIQPLDQAINALLCNLNAATLPYLVPGCDSSPTLRSLLGLTATNQALKDTLDTILCELRADSIPMNQDGSLCPELQAAVTVQQALQILCERDVSSGGGCAISVDGTERTVDNELADFQGEAARLSIWLCLHAFDHQVTDPAAISDKDTVKIIGSGTQASIVRFIDQAWTISAREVIFRDITFILEGAEANLQVNADNIVIENCHFIRAGGNSDALPVISIAALADAGNLVWNGNIINASYSRLISTVSTTDFTTGDIAANENVVGLMDSLLGGRYSKYSPEYDQAVLALAQEIDALPQATKNNWASEIPSTSINRINRAGRNMTVILRNVANEFSANTNLATNRLPNHFSVVPAGNRSRNINAFYQTLADTSIGIDQRVSLIDNFVTFATESGFTHGLGLADNNLSVQINDSTFNSHLLVNSALIANGRPLGDEDISLGSNFITAQNQLLISKCRLYRIITLIGLDEAGGPALPFTGFARCTLSDNEFTGMDESVLGGIVQLNNNFFSSRNPTGRYMEILGMRVMITQNITLEPDATIHFRARDGAITSDNMGTVFS; this comes from the coding sequence ATGAAAACTCAGATTGCTAAGGATAGCCATCAGGCAGCTAAACGTTATTCATCCGTCTACCAGCAGCAGGGGCGGGCGGTGCTTGATAGTGATGTCAACGAGTTATCCGATATCGTAAAAACCAGGCTAAATTTCGCCCTCGATGATGCCATTAAAAGCGGCGCTCCCGCCAGTGGCGGCCTGGCAATTAATAATGATTTCACTATTGCCCCCGGGCGGCTTTATGTCGATGGTATCCCTGCGGAGGTGACAGGCACTGCGGCGGTCGCCTTTAGCGCACAAACGGACCTGCTTAATCCCCAGGCCCTGCCCGGCAATGATTTTCAACTTTATGCCGATGTCTGGGAGCGCAGCGTCACCAGCCTTGAAGATGACAAGCTGCTCGATCCCGGCCTGCACGGCGCCGATACCTGTACCCGCAGCCAGACCATGTGCCAGATAAAATGGGCCGATACCAGCCTGAATGTTATGGCACAGGGGCAAAACCCGACCATAGGCAACGCCGAGTTAAGTCTGGCGCTGCGCACTATTTTTGTCAGCGAAGATATCTGCGATCCCTGTTCGATAAAAGTCGAACTTGATGAGCGTATCGGCAATTACCTGTTCCGGGTGGAAGTACACGACGTTTATAACGACGGCGGTGAGGATTTTATTGTCCTGAAATGGTCGCGGGATAACGGCGCCGAACAGTTCGTGACCTCTCAGGAACCGGCAGGTTTTACGAGCGGGGATTTTGTTTACGAATTTTTTGATGAAGAAACCGAGAAAAACCTCGGCAACCATCATATGGGGGTCAGGGCTAAACGCGGCTCTTTGGTGGATTCATATGCGGTGCCGGTGGCGCTCGATGAAGCCAAAGATTATGTGCGCCAGTGGGACGGTTATTGCACCATCAATTTGAGCACCGCCAGCCTGGTCTCGGGAATTGATCGCGGCACCAGCTTTTCCGATGCCGTCAACAGCGATGCCCACGGCTTTTTTGAGATCACTACCGAGTTCAACGTTAACCTGGAATTATTGCAGCTGACCCTGTCCCTTGACGGCAACCGGTTTGTCGCCGGGGATTACTGGTTTACCCCGGTGCGCGAAGCGGTCAACGAACCCGGCGATTATGTACTCGGCTCCGAGGTGCAGGGAGAGCTGCCAAACGGGGTCGAACATCATTATCTGGTGCTGGCCGCCATAGACGGCGCCGGGGTGTTAGTGCCGCAAACCGATGCCGAGCACAGGCAATTTCATTTCCCGGCATTAACCAATATCATGGCCGCCGATGTCGGTTTTATCGAAAGCTGCAATCATTTGTTCCACGGCGCAGAAAATGTCCAGCAGGCGCTCGATGCCCTGTGTGATATCGGCGCAGAAGATATCGCTTATGTAACCCCTGGCTGTACTACAGATACCGTGCTGGCCTATTTCAGTACTTTGCCCGGCTGGCCTGATTTGGACAGTGACGGCAGGACCTCGGTTAAGGACATGCTCGATGCCTTGTTTTGTCATTTAAATGCCGGGACTTTACCTTATCTTATCCCGGGATGCGGCAGCGCCGCCGATCCCAGCGTACGCTCGTTACTGGCTTTACCCGGCAACAGCATTCAGCCGTTGGATCAGGCCATCAATGCCTTGTTGTGTAACCTCAATGCCGCGACTTTACCTTACCTGGTGCCCGGCTGCGACTCCAGCCCGACTTTGCGCAGCCTCCTGGGATTAACGGCAACCAATCAGGCATTAAAAGATACCTTAGATACGATTTTGTGCGAGCTGCGCGCCGATAGCATTCCCATGAACCAGGACGGCAGTTTGTGTCCTGAGTTACAAGCGGCGGTGACGGTACAGCAGGCGCTGCAAATCCTGTGCGAACGTGATGTGTCGTCGGGGGGCGGCTGTGCGATATCGGTTGACGGCACTGAGCGTACAGTCGATAACGAGCTGGCCGATTTTCAGGGGGAGGCGGCGCGCTTATCCATCTGGCTGTGTCTGCATGCCTTTGACCATCAGGTGACGGATCCTGCGGCGATCAGTGATAAGGACACGGTGAAAATCATCGGCAGCGGCACTCAGGCCAGCATAGTACGTTTTATCGACCAGGCCTGGACGATCAGCGCACGGGAAGTGATTTTTCGGGATATCACCTTTATTTTGGAGGGGGCGGAAGCCAACCTGCAAGTCAATGCCGATAATATCGTGATTGAAAATTGCCACTTTATCCGTGCCGGCGGCAACTCGGATGCACTGCCGGTAATATCAATCGCGGCGCTGGCTGATGCCGGTAACCTGGTATGGAACGGCAATATTATCAACGCCAGTTATAGCCGGCTGATATCTACTGTCAGTACCACCGACTTTACCACAGGGGATATTGCCGCTAATGAAAATGTGGTGGGCCTGATGGATAGCTTGCTCGGCGGCCGCTATAGCAAATACAGCCCCGAATATGATCAGGCGGTCCTGGCCCTGGCACAGGAGATTGATGCCCTGCCGCAGGCGACAAAAAATAACTGGGCCAGCGAAATTCCCAGCACCAGTATAAACCGCATTAACAGGGCAGGGCGTAATATGACGGTTATTTTGCGCAATGTTGCCAATGAATTCTCGGCAAATACCAATCTGGCTACTAACCGCCTCCCGAATCATTTCTCGGTAGTGCCTGCGGGTAACCGGAGCCGAAATATCAATGCTTTTTATCAAACCCTGGCAGATACCAGTATCGGTATAGATCAGCGGGTAAGCCTTATTGATAATTTCGTCACTTTTGCCACCGAATCCGGCTTTACCCATGGCTTGGGCCTGGCGGACAATAACTTATCGGTGCAAATTAACGACAGCACTTTTAACAGCCACCTGCTAGTCAACAGTGCCCTGATTGCCAACGGCAGGCCGTTAGGGGATGAAGATATCAGTTTGGGCAGCAACTTTATAACGGCGCAAAATCAATTGCTGATCAGCAAGTGCCGTTTGTACCGTATTATTACCTTGATTGGCTTGGATGAAGCCGGCGGACCTGCTTTGCCTTTTACCGGTTTTGCCCGGTGCACACTGTCGGATAATGAATTTACCGGTATGGACGAAAGTGTTTTAGGGGGCATAGTCCAGCTCAATAATAACTTTTTCAGTTCCCGCAATCCTACGGGCCGTTATATGGAGATACTCGGGATGAGGGTGATGATCACCCAGAATATTACCCTGGAGCCGGATGCCACCATACATTTCAGGGCCAGGGACGGGGCGATCACCAGTGATAATATGGGGACTGTGTTCTCTTAA
- a CDS encoding DUF4157 domain-containing protein, which yields MYCFASSKHLDKTSRRSGAAPGNKHSVFAGNQRLKIREALGDNAGQDSGEVVQRQEAMQRQAEEEEEELLQPKFFDSEMSQPQHQEVAQRQEEEEELLQPKGYDDAQALQYKQEDKGVGTAMPTSLQAGLEALSDVDLSGTRVHRNSAKPAQVNALAYTQGQDIYVAPGQDQHLAHEGWHVVQQLQGRVKPSREVNGQSINDDSALEHEADVMGAKAANMSLPLAKEQPQPGTAAPVAQHKCEQCGQEDEAITQTKSAAHITTGDPRFKIDGFTSTRGVSLPSSIQRQSSDDDIGEQDPQKKAEYDSLRPQEGGGSASGAATAVGGGAGENEALQLKANDVKQRVTCTSANTGVGNNALSFAERSRESWRSHVTYRANVDHSNHHLKVRMYVFAKVYYGLWVSWEHIRFNATVDLTCQASGSSCEIAANERGGSVWDLSHSPAAGAIAIQTDRRASGSQMALTVRVGGSVGASGSVSAGVGSASAGVSFPDASISHKMSMGTFIYTCRSS from the coding sequence ATGTATTGTTTTGCATCATCCAAGCACTTAGATAAAACATCCCGGCGCAGCGGCGCTGCACCCGGCAATAAACACTCTGTTTTTGCCGGCAACCAGCGCCTGAAAATACGTGAGGCCCTTGGCGATAATGCCGGCCAGGACAGCGGTGAGGTGGTACAAAGACAAGAAGCGATGCAGCGGCAAGCCGAAGAAGAAGAGGAAGAGTTATTACAGCCTAAATTTTTTGACAGTGAAATGTCGCAGCCGCAACATCAGGAAGTCGCGCAGCGGCAAGAAGAGGAAGAAGAATTACTTCAACCTAAGGGATACGATGACGCACAAGCTTTGCAGTATAAGCAAGAGGACAAGGGAGTCGGTACGGCGATGCCGACGTCGCTGCAGGCGGGCCTGGAAGCCTTATCTGATGTTGACCTTTCCGGTACCCGGGTACACAGAAACTCGGCCAAACCGGCACAAGTGAATGCCCTGGCCTATACCCAGGGGCAGGATATTTATGTCGCCCCGGGCCAGGATCAGCATCTGGCCCATGAAGGCTGGCATGTGGTGCAGCAACTGCAGGGCCGGGTAAAACCTTCCCGTGAAGTCAACGGCCAGAGTATCAACGATGATAGCGCTCTTGAGCATGAAGCGGATGTCATGGGGGCAAAAGCGGCCAATATGTCTTTGCCGCTGGCAAAGGAGCAGCCTCAGCCGGGGACGGCGGCCCCGGTGGCCCAACATAAATGCGAACAATGCGGCCAGGAAGATGAAGCGATCACCCAGACCAAGTCGGCGGCCCATATTACCACGGGAGATCCCAGGTTTAAAATCGACGGCTTTACCTCGACCCGGGGAGTTTCCCTGCCAAGCAGCATACAAAGGCAAAGCAGCGACGATGATATCGGCGAGCAGGATCCGCAAAAAAAGGCCGAGTATGACTCGTTAAGGCCGCAGGAAGGCGGCGGTTCTGCTTCCGGGGCGGCGACCGCGGTCGGCGGCGGAGCCGGCGAAAATGAAGCGCTGCAGTTAAAAGCCAATGATGTCAAACAAAGGGTGACCTGTACCTCGGCCAATACCGGCGTCGGCAACAATGCCCTGTCTTTTGCCGAAAGAAGCCGGGAAAGCTGGCGCAGCCATGTCACCTACCGGGCGAATGTCGATCACAGCAATCATCACCTTAAGGTCAGGATGTATGTTTTTGCCAAGGTCTATTATGGCTTGTGGGTTTCCTGGGAGCATATCCGCTTTAATGCCACCGTAGATCTCACCTGCCAGGCCTCCGGCAGCAGCTGTGAAATTGCCGCTAATGAACGCGGCGGCAGTGTCTGGGATCTCAGCCATAGTCCGGCCGCCGGGGCCATTGCCATTCAAACCGACCGCAGGGCCAGCGGTTCGCAAATGGCGTTAACCGTCAGGGTTGGCGGCTCGGTGGGCGCCAGCGGCAGTGTCAGCGCCGGCGTCGGTTCGGCTTCTGCCGGGGTCTCTTTCCCTGATGCCTCCATCTCCCATAAAATGTCTATGGGGACTTTTATTTATACTTGCCGAAGTTCATAA
- a CDS encoding PEP-CTERM sorting domain-containing protein: MKKLITVLCVTLLLPFLSAHQALASTMALGFPDEPTDSWIWPGATIGWEFTTSTAVQVDSLGVWDELGDGLAEEHAVGIWALDGTLLTSAIVGSGTSATLDSSFRWVDIPSFSLDAGRYVVGAFFSDNSDRGAARSSYTTASEVTFNRNLFLYNNGFTLPTQHWDNFDGGNFGANFKFSSASVPEPPALLLFALAFIGLALRKTKK, encoded by the coding sequence ATGAAAAAGTTAATCACGGTTTTGTGTGTCACTCTGCTACTTCCTTTCCTTTCTGCTCATCAGGCATTGGCCTCCACCATGGCCCTGGGGTTTCCCGATGAGCCTACCGACTCCTGGATCTGGCCCGGCGCCACCATAGGATGGGAATTTACCACCTCAACAGCTGTCCAGGTAGACAGTTTGGGGGTCTGGGATGAATTGGGTGACGGCCTGGCAGAAGAGCATGCCGTCGGCATCTGGGCCCTGGACGGTACCCTGCTAACTTCGGCAATCGTCGGCAGCGGCACCAGCGCCACCTTAGACAGCAGCTTTCGCTGGGTAGATATTCCCAGTTTTTCCCTCGATGCCGGCCGCTATGTGGTAGGCGCTTTTTTCTCAGATAATTCAGACCGCGGCGCAGCACGCAGCAGCTATACCACCGCCAGTGAAGTGACCTTCAATCGAAACTTATTCTTATATAACAACGGCTTCACCTTACCTACACAACACTGGGACAATTTTGACGGCGGTAATTTCGGCGCCAACTTCAAGTTTTCTTCCGCTTCTGTGCCCGAGCCGCCTGCCTTGTTGTTATTTGCTTTAGCTTTTATCGGCCTGGCCTTACGTAAAACGAAAAAATAA
- a CDS encoding Glu/Leu/Phe/Val family dehydrogenase, producing the protein MNSQNVFEDALRRIKAIGMDAGVSSEVVESLLYPRALLQASLPVRMDSGALQYFIGYRCQYNNVLGPTKGGIRYHPRVDQAEVQALGLWMTIKCALLGIPFGGAKGGVSVQPKDLSPMELERLSRAYVRAMADFIGPDIDIPAPDVYTNARIMGWMMDEFEAINRLRAPAVITGKPVHLGGSLGRDEATGRGAYLCIRELALKQGWQAENIRVAVQGFGNAAYHVARLLQKDGFNIVAISDSKGGVYSKQGFDIESLWQEKQSSRKMRAVYCEQSVCQLIEHSEISNEELLALDVDVLIPAALEGVINSENADSIRAGTIVEVANGPIQSQAEARLESRGIQILPDVLVNAGGVTVSYFEWVQNRAGYLWSLEEVRNKLEQQMKTAFARVWQVAEVEKRSLRSAAYTVAMRRIGEAVMSHGTREYFNKEENQ; encoded by the coding sequence ATGAACAGCCAAAACGTCTTCGAAGATGCCTTAAGGCGAATTAAAGCCATAGGCATGGATGCCGGTGTCAGCAGTGAAGTGGTAGAATCACTATTATATCCCAGGGCGCTGCTGCAGGCCTCTTTGCCGGTAAGAATGGACAGCGGTGCGCTGCAGTATTTTATCGGTTACCGCTGCCAGTACAATAATGTACTTGGTCCCACCAAGGGCGGTATCCGCTACCATCCACGGGTTGACCAGGCGGAAGTGCAGGCGCTGGGATTATGGATGACCATCAAATGCGCCCTGCTCGGTATTCCTTTTGGCGGCGCCAAAGGCGGCGTATCGGTACAACCCAAAGATCTGTCGCCGATGGAGCTGGAGCGCTTGTCGCGGGCCTATGTAAGGGCCATGGCGGATTTCATCGGCCCGGATATCGATATCCCCGCTCCCGATGTTTATACCAATGCCCGCATCATGGGCTGGATGATGGACGAATTCGAAGCCATCAACCGCCTCAGGGCCCCGGCGGTGATCACCGGAAAACCGGTACACCTGGGAGGCAGTTTGGGCCGGGATGAGGCCACCGGCCGCGGCGCCTACCTGTGTATCCGTGAACTGGCGCTGAAGCAGGGCTGGCAGGCAGAAAACATCCGGGTTGCGGTACAGGGCTTTGGTAATGCCGCTTATCATGTTGCCCGCTTATTGCAAAAGGACGGTTTTAATATTGTCGCCATTTCCGACTCCAAAGGCGGGGTTTATTCGAAACAGGGATTTGATATCGAAAGCCTGTGGCAGGAAAAACAGTCATCGCGCAAGATGCGTGCGGTCTACTGCGAGCAGTCGGTTTGCCAGTTGATCGAGCACAGTGAGATCAGCAATGAAGAGTTGCTGGCACTTGATGTCGATGTCTTGATCCCGGCAGCGCTCGAAGGGGTGATCAACAGCGAAAATGCCGACAGCATACGCGCCGGCACCATAGTAGAAGTAGCCAACGGCCCGATACAAAGTCAGGCGGAAGCCCGACTGGAATCCCGGGGCATACAAATCTTGCCGGATGTCCTGGTGAATGCCGGCGGCGTTACCGTCAGCTATTTTGAATGGGTGCAAAACCGCGCCGGTTATCTCTGGTCGTTAGAGGAAGTGAGAAACAAACTCGAACAGCAAATGAAAACCGCCTTTGCCCGTGTCTGGCAAGTGGCGGAAGTCGAAAAAAGAAGCCTGCGCAGCGCCGCCTATACGGTAGCCATGCGCAGAATCGGCGAAGCTGTGATGTCCCACGGTACCCGGGAATATTTTAATAAAGAAGAAAACCAATGA
- a CDS encoding glycoside hydrolase family 19 protein, whose protein sequence is MQVIKRRAVYPAGLMLMIMFFFTASPAVNAKTADLAAWKTHSVYVAGDQVVYAAAIFEAKWWTRGDAPDAGNRDGPWLYIADYPSGQSGACDPDNPGDPVEPPSGPQPNPGGGYTMLKSELDAAETALTGSALFVEVKASIETRANVEVELIRAGAATNPENVLRVEQIFSEQQWLYIFPQRHPAYSYEKFLQAIGKFKGFCASYSDGRSSDAICRKSLATMFAHFTQETGGHDVNSPVEEWRQALVFVREAGCHENDSSCLYNAECSPDTWQGQQWPCGTRAGGGYQKYYGRGAKQLSYNYNYGPFSQAMYGDVSVLLQAPELVADTWLNIASAVFFYLYPASPKPSMLHVIDGTWQPNSHDLGLGIKAGFGATTNIINGGIECGQGYEKPQSVNRMAYYREHAAALNVPVDSSEELGCAGQKSFDTQGAGAMQIYWDQDWGYYPDMPEGKSFACKLVGYQTRHFALQTGDYQKCVRHYFDVDVVDN, encoded by the coding sequence ATGCAGGTTATCAAGCGCAGAGCCGTATATCCAGCCGGCCTGATGTTAATGATCATGTTTTTTTTCACTGCAAGCCCGGCAGTAAATGCCAAAACTGCAGATCTAGCCGCGTGGAAAACTCATTCAGTTTATGTCGCCGGTGATCAGGTGGTCTATGCCGCCGCCATATTTGAAGCCAAGTGGTGGACCCGGGGGGATGCGCCCGATGCCGGTAACCGTGACGGCCCCTGGTTATATATTGCCGATTACCCGTCGGGACAAAGCGGTGCATGCGATCCCGATAATCCGGGTGATCCTGTTGAGCCGCCAAGCGGGCCTCAGCCAAATCCCGGCGGCGGTTATACCATGCTCAAAAGCGAGCTTGATGCGGCAGAGACGGCCTTAACCGGCTCGGCGCTGTTTGTTGAGGTCAAAGCTTCGATTGAAACCCGGGCTAATGTTGAGGTTGAGTTAATTAGGGCTGGCGCCGCCACCAACCCGGAAAATGTGCTCCGGGTCGAACAAATATTTTCCGAGCAGCAATGGCTTTATATCTTCCCGCAACGGCATCCCGCCTACAGTTACGAGAAGTTTTTACAGGCGATAGGTAAATTTAAAGGCTTTTGCGCCAGTTATAGCGACGGTCGCAGCAGTGACGCCATTTGTCGTAAATCACTCGCGACCATGTTTGCCCATTTCACCCAGGAAACCGGCGGCCATGACGTTAACTCGCCGGTAGAAGAATGGCGTCAGGCGCTGGTCTTTGTCCGTGAAGCCGGTTGTCATGAAAACGACAGCAGCTGCTTGTATAATGCCGAATGTTCTCCCGATACCTGGCAGGGACAGCAATGGCCCTGCGGCACCCGAGCCGGCGGCGGTTATCAAAAATATTACGGCCGCGGCGCCAAGCAATTGAGCTACAACTATAATTACGGGCCGTTTTCCCAGGCCATGTACGGTGATGTTTCCGTGCTGCTGCAAGCCCCTGAGCTGGTGGCCGATACCTGGTTGAATATTGCCTCGGCGGTCTTTTTCTATCTTTACCCGGCATCCCCCAAACCCAGCATGTTGCACGTGATTGACGGTACCTGGCAGCCCAACAGCCATGATCTTGGCCTGGGGATCAAAGCCGGCTTTGGTGCCACGACCAATATCATCAACGGCGGTATAGAATGCGGACAGGGTTATGAAAAACCCCAGTCGGTAAACCGCATGGCGTATTACCGTGAACATGCCGCGGCCTTAAATGTGCCGGTAGACAGTAGCGAAGAGCTGGGCTGTGCCGGGCAAAAAAGCTTTGATACTCAGGGGGCTGGGGCGATGCAGATATATTGGGATCAGGACTGGGGTTATTATCCGGATATGCCGGAAGGTAAATCTTTTGCCTGCAAACTGGTGGGTTATCAAACCCGGCATTTTGCCCTGCAAACGGGAGATTATCAAAAATGTGTCCGGCACTATTTTGATGTAGATGTGGTTGATAATTAA
- a CDS encoding cryptochrome/photolyase family protein, translating to MKNDIAIIWFRQDLRLSDNPALTAAARHAHVLPLYILDDHNGGEHTIGAASKWWLHYSLKSLNTSLNESLSLYQGEPMAILTDILSRYQVTAVYWNRCYEPWQITRDKHIKARLSALGITVNSFNASLQHEPWTILKNDNTPYQIFTPYYRRANLLDTDTQALPAPGITGALCQDSQSISLEALKLRPKIRWDGNFYPCWTPGEAGAQSSLDQFLAHGLENYQAGRDFPGLKAVSRLSPHLHFGEISPRQINQALLSLPDDNNREHFKRELSWREFSYYLLFHWPELPEKNLKTHFTHFAWSDNPESLKRWQQGLTGYPLVDAGMRELWQTGFMHNRVRMICASFLVKNLLIDWRLGARWFWQCLVDADLASNSASWQWVAGCGTDASPYFRIFNPITQGEKFDPQGTYIKHFLPELKNLPLKYLFRPWQAPADILKKANITLGQDYPLPMVDIKESRENALAAYHQIKHLSHS from the coding sequence ATGAAAAACGATATTGCTATTATCTGGTTCCGCCAGGACTTGCGTTTGTCGGACAACCCGGCGCTTACGGCCGCCGCCAGGCACGCACATGTTTTACCGCTTTATATTCTTGATGATCACAATGGCGGTGAACATACCATAGGTGCCGCAAGCAAATGGTGGCTGCACTATTCCCTCAAATCGCTCAATACCTCCTTAAACGAATCGCTTTCTCTTTATCAGGGAGAGCCGATGGCGATTTTAACGGATATTCTCTCCCGTTATCAGGTGACGGCGGTTTATTGGAACCGCTGTTATGAACCCTGGCAAATCACCAGGGATAAACATATCAAAGCCCGGTTATCGGCTCTCGGGATAACCGTTAACAGCTTTAATGCCTCCCTGCAGCATGAGCCCTGGACAATCCTTAAAAACGACAATACCCCTTACCAAATCTTCACCCCTTATTATCGCCGGGCGAATTTGCTGGACACAGACACACAGGCCTTACCGGCCCCTGGGATCACCGGCGCCTTGTGCCAGGATAGCCAGAGCATAAGCCTGGAGGCGCTGAAGTTGAGGCCAAAAATTCGTTGGGATGGCAATTTTTATCCTTGCTGGACCCCAGGTGAAGCGGGGGCACAATCATCATTGGATCAATTTTTAGCCCATGGCTTGGAAAACTATCAGGCAGGACGTGACTTTCCCGGATTAAAAGCCGTCTCCAGGTTATCGCCTCACCTGCATTTTGGCGAAATATCGCCACGCCAGATAAACCAGGCCTTATTATCCTTGCCTGATGATAATAACCGGGAGCACTTTAAACGGGAATTAAGCTGGCGAGAGTTTTCCTATTATTTATTGTTTCATTGGCCTGAGTTACCCGAAAAAAACTTAAAAACGCATTTTACACATTTCGCCTGGAGCGATAATCCGGAAAGTTTAAAACGTTGGCAGCAGGGCTTAACCGGCTATCCCCTGGTTGATGCGGGCATGCGGGAACTTTGGCAAACAGGCTTTATGCATAACCGTGTCCGTATGATCTGTGCATCGTTTCTGGTCAAAAACCTGTTGATCGACTGGCGCTTGGGCGCCCGCTGGTTTTGGCAATGCCTGGTTGATGCCGACCTGGCCAGTAACAGTGCAAGCTGGCAATGGGTAGCGGGCTGTGGAACCGACGCTTCTCCTTATTTCAGGATTTTTAACCCCATCACCCAGGGAGAAAAGTTTGACCCTCAAGGGACATACATCAAACACTTCCTGCCGGAGCTGAAAAACTTGCCGCTAAAATATTTATTCCGCCCCTGGCAAGCGCCTGCAGACATATTAAAAAAGGCAAATATTACCCTGGGGCAAGATTACCCCTTGCCTATGGTGGATATTAAAGAAAGCCGGGAAAATGCATTAGCGGCATATCATCAAATTAAACACTTAAGCCACAGTTAA
- a CDS encoding SDR family NAD(P)-dependent oxidoreductase, whose product MTTQNIAVIGSSGAIGSALTQELATTFTGASIYTFSRSEPTRHHKQGIHTIIDYDDESSIRAAAITAARKGPLDIVLIATGMLYDDLLMPEKSLNDLSAEKFARLFTVNSILPAILAKHFIPRLNKHSRSLFAALSARVGSISDNRLGGWYAYRASKAALNMIIKNAAIETTRRNKAAIIVGLHPGTVDSHLSKPFQGNVPEHRLFSPEFSAAQLIQVLAGLTADSSGKCFAWDGKEITP is encoded by the coding sequence ATGACAACTCAAAATATTGCCGTTATCGGCAGTTCAGGTGCCATCGGCAGCGCATTGACACAAGAGCTGGCGACTACCTTTACCGGCGCCAGCATCTATACCTTTTCCCGGAGTGAGCCAACAAGGCACCACAAGCAAGGTATACACACTATTATCGATTACGACGATGAAAGCTCGATACGGGCAGCGGCCATCACCGCTGCCAGGAAAGGTCCGCTGGACATAGTGCTGATAGCGACAGGCATGCTTTATGATGACTTGCTGATGCCGGAGAAGTCACTCAATGATTTATCCGCTGAAAAATTTGCCCGCTTATTTACGGTCAACAGCATTTTACCGGCCATCCTGGCCAAGCATTTCATTCCCCGGCTAAACAAACACAGCCGCTCACTGTTTGCTGCCCTGTCTGCTCGCGTGGGCAGCATCTCAGATAATCGCCTCGGCGGCTGGTATGCATACCGGGCTTCAAAAGCGGCGCTGAATATGATCATCAAAAATGCCGCTATCGAAACCACAAGACGTAATAAAGCCGCCATTATCGTCGGACTACACCCGGGTACCGTCGACAGCCATTTATCAAAACCTTTCCAGGGCAATGTCCCCGAACACCGGCTTTTTAGTCCGGAATTTTCTGCGGCACAGCTGATTCAGGTCTTAGCGGGCCTGACAGCAGATAGCAGCGGCAAATGTTTTGCGTGGGACGGTAAAGAAATCACCCCTTAA